The Meleagris gallopavo isolate NT-WF06-2002-E0010 breed Aviagen turkey brand Nicholas breeding stock chromosome 25, Turkey_5.1, whole genome shotgun sequence genomic interval CACGCTTAGACTGACTTCAGTGGAGGGGAATAACCTTGCATTTTGTACAGGATGAGAAAATCCCTGCAGACAGTTGCTTGTGGAATAGCTGACATCCTACAAATTACTAGCTTACCTCACAGCAGCTATTCAGACTTTGACACCATGCCTCTTGCCCGTGCTTTTCCTAGAAATTCAAACCGTAAAGCAGCTTGTAACACTCCACATGTGAATCTTAATAGGCtgaaaagaataatctcttgGAGCCACGGGGATGATAAGATTTAACCTACTTACAGTCATTTGAGAATAGCGAGGCCATGATGTCATATTATGACTGAGCTAAATTAACAGTTGCTGTCTGACTGCAAGGTAAGCCAATTCGAAATCACTGGGCAAAAATAAGCTCTcacttttcagcagcagcaaactgctCCCTCAGCTTAATCCACCTCCGAAAAATCACACCCTGCCATGTACACAGCATAAGTCAATGCTCCTGTGGCAAAACCACAAGTTTCTGCACAAAGACAACCAATTGCTCTACAGGTTTCCCAGGAGAACAGCCAGCAGCCCTATCTCCTCACCTGAACGAGCAGACAAGCATCCACACTGCAAGGAAGGGAGGTTTGAAGCTGTGTATGAGCACACCATGATGATGGGTTTTAGAGCACcgtgcttgcttttattttaatattacaaTTTAAAAGCTAGTTATTTACAggaatgtgtatttttaagcattttaaattaGTACTAGTAATAGAGATTGAAGCAAATGCCAACATCAGCTCTGCAAGGTGAAGCATAGTTTCACGGCAGTGTAACTGTTGGAAGCAGAGAACTTCCAGCTCCAACTATTCCAAGAGCAAGGAATGCTCTCCTCTTTCAGAATGCAGGGGAAAAAGAGATGTAAAACACATCATTTTTTGATTTAAAGCAAACCAAAATGAACCATCATCAGTTCTCACGCTTTTCCAGTATCGAAGTTGATCATTACAGAATTTTACCCTAGGAATTAATATTTTGATcaataaaatacttcaaattgTTCAGGTCTTCACATTTCCTCATTAGCATGATCTTTTATAACCACTAGCATCTTGCACTACAGTCCACACAAATCCATACAGCAGGTGCCATTTGGGGatgacaaaagaagaaacagatttaaCTAATCTACACACGGTTAGATATTAATCTCCAGGAACAGAACAAATCAGAAGGGCAGTGAAATCTAAACAGTTTCAAATACTCAGTGaacttctttatttcatttacccAGCAGTATcatggaaagagaagaaaaaatgctggaaaGAAGGGCCCAGAAATAAGATGATGTATAGCAAAAGTATAAAGAATGAGACTAGAAAAACTGATCTAGAACACCAAAACTACTGCCAGCACAAGTGGGATGAGTCGCCTTGGGAAGTTTTGTGCACCTTTAATGCGTGTAAAGTTGGGTACACAACCCAAATATCAGCACTGAAGAGACAAGAATTGCAACATGGATCATCTCCTTGGTGTAACATTGCAAGCCAGTGGCAAACAGAGAGGTGAGAGCTCAGCAATCCTTGTCCTGGCACTGTTCAACCCAACAGTTCTGACCTTCTCCATTTTGCAATTATTGAACTCTTACGATACCATCACACAAGATGTCAGCCTCAAATGACAAAGCCACCTGACTTCACTGAGCGGTACGTATTTAAATATTCTTTGGTAGGTGAGAGCTCTAAGTATAgatgtttataaaaataaaataaagaagcacTGTGCTCAAACCTCCAGCCTTAAAAGAGGGAAGTAGCAGGGACAGCACTGCTTAAACTATGCAGCTGTGACTGTGACAATTCACAAAATACTCAATGAGACACGACTTGTTTTCTAGTGAGAGCTAGTAGAGATGAAGTGCCTATATTGCCACAGATTTAATAATGCAAGTTTTACAGCAGTTTGCTTTGTCTCTAGCTGAAAAGCATAAAAACTCAGCGACATGGAAACATGGTATCAAAAAGTTGGGGGTTTGGGTTTCATGGTAGAATTAGAGGGAGAAATTCTTCTACTAAACTACGTTCTTCAAGTTAAATTTCGGTcaacaaaccaaataaaatgcTGAACTTATGTCCAGCTTATGCGGTCAGTTGTCAGACCAAAATGAGAAATGCAATGGGAAACTTACCTCAGAATTATCAGGTTCATCTTTAATTTTGTCTAATAGTCCCTGCTGTGGGGCCATAGCTTTATCATATTCGTCATCCAAAGGCTCCTCCTTAATTCTAATATTTGGTGCAAAGGAATTCCCCAGCTCTTGTCCAATAGATTCCTTACTAGAAAATAGGTAGCTAGACTCCTGAAACAATAATATGAAAAAGAATTCACCCTCCTGCATCTGCCAAGAGGAGTTGGGCTGATGCCAAGGGGAGTTTCTGTTGCAGACCAAAAGAAATGGGTCCTGCCACTGGAAGGTGGGAGAAACGAAGGGCAGCAGCCGCTGCCTCTACCTCCCTGCAGCACCCTCTGTCATCCCACCCCCAATCCTCTTCACTCCTCTGGACAAAGCAGAAGCCACCCAGCTCTCTAAGATGGTTGTCAGAAAGGGTACTTAGTTGGTTGGACAGTGTCTCCTGTTGATAGAGCTGTTCcctgtttcatttgaaaaaaaggCAACAGGTCAGATGGACGCGTCCAGATCTGGAATCAACTCACCCGTCAAAGTCAGACCATGCTGGACATGAAGGTCCAGCTATCAAAAGAATCCTCAATTCAAAGAGAGGGTCAGCAAAATTTTTACAAAATTATATGCAGATTGTTTAAGTAGCAAAGACGTCTATGACTCAGAAGATCAGTTTTCTTGATACTCAAATTTACACTCAAATATAACATAAGTATTTTGAATTATTCCAGTATATTGCTGCACTTGCAAAAGTGTTTGAAAGATCTATAGCTTACCCTGAAGTTAGTTTCTGGAGTTTGTGGCGCTAACTGCGTCCGTAATGTTTCTTCTACTTGATTATGAACTGAGGAAAACATATAcattaaatagaaatgaataCAGATTCCAATGCATTTCCTTACAAACTATCTAGTCTCATAGTGATCCCCAACCCCACAGTCTGGCAGCACTTCAGAAGCACTAAAATACTCCCCTGCTCTTCCCTGTAAATAAGATGGTAATCCTTAAAGAgaattgatatttttattagtCTTCTGAGCCACTATTTTCTTATACCAGCAAAACAGTCAGATAATTCTGAGGCAGAATTGTTCATCCTGAACTTTCTATACCCCATTGAGTTCCTAATTCTGCCATGTTTCTACTTTTAAAtcagaaagtaattttcagagaaacaaCTTTCATCTTTCTCGTTGTTTGTCTTTTGCCTCTTCCCCTTTTCTCAGGAAACAGCAGGCTTTTAGCaatatatctttttaaaaatactggtTTTGTCTGGTTATTTGATGCTGCCCATCAGCATCCACTAAAGCTGGTCAATTACTGGCTACCCTACCTGAGGCTGCACAGCTTTCAGCTACAGCTTTGTTACTGTAGATATTTaccattttctgaaataagtcttttgcacagaaatattttgtactaGATTTCTAGCTGAAGGCAAGAGTAAAAAGATActaaaagatattaaaaaaataataataaaaaaattggtATTGTTTCTCTATCGTTTGTAGAACCTGAAAGCACTGATTTTAAGATGCTGTTACTGTATGTACAAAGTTTAAACATCAGAAATGTAAGCTGTGAGTCTCGACAAGCAGTCAGAGGCTCTCACTTGTTGGCCAGCCCTCACTCTGTACAATCTTCAGAATGAAATTAAACTGCACATTCCACCCTGGTTGTTCTTAACACTCTCATTCACTGTTTTACTGTAATTTTCAGAGCGTGGGAAATCAAAATCAGGTGTGTGGGCAGCAAGACTGCTGGTGACTTTCAGGCTCCCTCACATGAGAAATGCATTACAGGCATCTTTGGTTCTCTCCATGTTGCTGGACAAAGTCCAAGATGCAagtatcagaagaaaaaggagagcagTCTCCTAGGAAAAGCAGATCTCAAGTTACTCCCTGGCTGACTTCCTGCAGACACTAATATTTCTAGCAAGCCTTCCTGTGATGTTACTATGAAAAACATGCTGCCTTAAGCATGGGTAATAATGAGGAATTGGCACTTTGCTCAACTAAATCTTTCCTAGCGAAGGCCAAAATGTCATCATCCATTCCTTAAAGGAGCTTTGGGGGCTAGATGACAAAACCAAAAGGAAGCTTAAGGTGTCACCCAGTTTGGTTTACTAAACCACACCAACAAAGGATATGAAGAGGTTTCAAAACAGGCTGTGGTTGATGAGACACCCCCTGATGCTGCCAGGCCCCTTGGCACACCCTACTCCTAACACAGTTTGTTGTATTTCAGGGTTCTGGATAAAATGTTTCCCTCCATATAGCAGTGCACGTTATCTTCGCCGAGAGGATGTTTTTAACTATTCCTATTGCTAATTGCCATCTagctcttccttcctccttgcTGGGTAGTCAGGTCTACGATGTCAACAGTTACCTGCTTTGTcaagaaaactgcttttcaatctAGAATCCGGATCTTTAGGGATTTTTTCCAACCGTTTTTCGTGTTCTTGAAGATTTACTTCTCTATTCTTGTCTTTTGTTGAAAAAGTCTCTTTGCCATTATCTCTTGTTATGCTAAAATCTTTTTGAATTGATTTAAATACAGGACCCTGCTCAAAAGGTGAAGTGAGATCCTTCTGGATTGCATTTTCGATCTGAATATCTTTTTCACTGTCCAGCTCGTGTTCTGCAACCCTCTTGCCCTCTTCCAGATGGTCTTCAGAAGGGAGAGTGTCTTTTGGAGTGAAATTTTGATCATCTTCGTTGTCACTCCCAACAACAGGTATGCTTGCCAAATCCCCAGAGTTCAGAAAATAATCATCGTCGTCGTCATCATCCAGCAGTGAGTTTTCAGATCCTGCTCGATTCTGCATTTCATAAGATACGCTGTCGAGGGTAGCTGGTAAGTTGTGGACAGTGTCCTCAGACATTTCTGCATCCAGGATTTCACTAcctagggaaaagaaaattatgaaCAGTCAGAACATCTCCCAGCTTTGTGTGTAACAAAAGTGAGTAAAAGGGTCCTTTGCTAAAAATGTTGCAATTCCTTGAACCTTTTAAGCCTTCTTGGACCAACATTACTGATCAAACGCTGCTGACAAAGAAACAGTTCTGTCCCACTCACCACACAGTGAAACAGAAGCTGAtctgagaaaaaacaaccaaagaaagaaaagatattaaCTTTAATTCCTATCATTTGTATTATTTGTGCAGAAAGAAGTGTGGGGAGGGAACAAGCAGCGGGGGCTAGGAGAAGGGCAAGATAGCTTTCTTGTCAGCAGTGGTACTTCTAAGAATTGTTTTGTTGAGCTATGTcttacataaataaatgaaaatacttacatttttctgtaatatCAAATACTGCATCAGATTTATCTTCAAACTGTAAAAAGGAAAGCACTACATCATTATCTTGGTCAACCTGGAAGTATTTTTCTAAAACGCATCCAATCAAAAGCCAAAGCAACATGGAGAATCAcagttcctcctccttcctttcttgcCCCAAGCAGAGTTGTATATAAAAATCTTACACTGCTGAGAAGTCACAATTACCACAGGTTCAGAAGCATACAGAAAAGAATGACACAACAAACTCAGAATTAGCGCTGCTAGCTTGAGAAGGTGGAGAAGGGAATGTCAACATTCCTAATAATGAGATAACAAGAGTCAGAAGGAGCACAATGGACAAAGAACCAGAGGATGATTCTGAGTGCTGCACAAAACCTGTTTTCATTGAACGTTTTCTGACAGATGTTCAAGTTAACAGTGTGTCTGAAGTGCAGTGTGTGCACTACGGATAAACAAAGTTTGCTTTCCAACAACCAACTCTGGGCAGCACTCCTCATCTCTGCCTAAAAGATAACAGAGATTTGTTTATCTCTCCTTCCTCAGCATCTCCATTTCTGTGCTGTCCTTTCTGATAGACCATCCAATAATGGGATTTGATAGCAAAGGGATTATCTCTAACTCTGACTCCAGTCATTTCGCTGAGATGAAGCACTGACCATCCCTTCCTCAAAGCAAATTTCTATCAAAGCAGCTTCTTGACTCTTTTAAGATCCTCTGTACACGTGGGAAAATACCCCAGGCTCTGGACATGTCTAATTCACTCTTCCATTCAAAGAAGTGACaaggcacagctctgcaagtGCACATTAGGCACTACCACAAGCATCTTCAACAAgttcaaaaataattacaatttaCTTGGAAGCAACCCAAGACGCTTTTCAATCCTAAAACTATCCTATGAAAAGAAAtcatctttctttaaaacagtTCGTGATACAGAGGATGATTTGTGTTTATGGCCAAAAGTTTACACGAGACGTGTTTGTAAAACAGAATTCCCACTCCTGGTAATGGCAGCAGCCCGAGCTGAGGCAGCACACAGCCTTGGATGGTGGGCAGCATCAGATCTCTCCCATGGTGTACATCCAAAGACCAGCAACCAGAGCAAATGGTGGTATGCTTGTGTGTAATACAATTTTGGGGCTCATGCACTTTTTTCCTGAATTAGCACAGGCTGTTCTCCCAGTTGCCATTCACTgtaatgctttttatttctcctgctaACAGTTTTTAAGATTCGGTGCTAAAAAGGAGGCAAAAGAACTGCAAAGGGAAACATGAACTGATTATCAGAAGGTGTTTCCTGAGGTCATTTCGGACAGTCCCACGAAGAGGCTCCTCAATATCCCAGCATGAGTCCCAGATAAGTGCAGGACAAAAAGGACCCATAATGGAAATACAAAACCATCGGCTCCAAACTCCCAGCAGAGCCCTCAAAACTCACTTCCAGTTTCAAAGCAAAACTCAGCACAATCACACCTTGAAACACCTTCGTTTGAtcacttcagtatttctgcCAGGGAGGAACTTAATGACATTTAGTGCTTCTCAGGTAGTGAGCATTCCCCAAGAGCTGATACAGAATTGTTGGAGCATGATGgaagtaaaattaaatgttttaaaatatatcctCCTTAGTGACTCTGCCTCATtagccagcactgtgcagaaagcagtgctCTGCCTGGTGAGGTGGCAATAAATAATACAAGAAACAATGACAAAACAATTAGGCATTCCTGGAAGCAATGTGTCTTAACTATTCTTTACAGTCAGATAAAGGGctgcttttataaatatattaaaaaataaaaaaaaataaacaccatcCACTAGTTATGTCACTGCATCTCTTTGATGGTACACTGGTGTCAGGATTAGCCCCTCCATTGCTCTGAGCAGGTGGCAGGACACTGCTTACCATTCCATACAATGTGCTTGTTTGAAATAACTCAGAACCTGTGCCATACTTTAACAGCATCCCAGGTTGGCAGAGTATCTACAGATCAAAGAATCAGAGGATTTTTTGTGCGTGataagaagagagaaacagcctGTGGCTGTACCCTGGCTTTGTATGCAAAATTACGTCTTTAACCCCGAGGCCCAGAGCAACTTAACAGACACAGCAAGCCTTCTGAAGTCTGATCCTAGGTTGTACTGCATCGCCAAGCAGCAAACTGTGGGAAGGAAGCAGATGTTAAGAAAACTGCAACTAAAAATAGGCAGAGATCCCTCAATTTGTCTGCACAGCTTCCCTGCACCTACACACCACAGCACACCCCCTCGCTTCAGCATTCTGCTAAGGAAAatggagttgtttttttgttttgttttttttccaaaccacTCCAATCCTCGCCGCCATTCAGGAACCAGGTGCTGCCAGCCCAGGAAGCATCCCCTGACCTTTCCCACGTAACAGCGGCAGGGATGCTGAGCTGCCAGCCGTGCAAACCTCACAGCAGGAGCCTTAAACCAACAGCAGAACTGTcggagcccagcagcagccagcctcAGCCACCCGTACCTTCCAGCACCTGGGGAAGGAAGAGTAGAGGGTAACAAGGAGCAAGCCTGCCCTAGGTACCTGCAACAGGAAGAGAACCCAGCAGGGTCAGTGAGCCAGACAtagagctgggagctgcagggcccCAGTCgccccaggcagcagcccaAGGGGGAGCGCACAGCCTGGGCAGCGCTGCGTGGGCTCTGAGTGTGCCTTGGGGAGATGGAGCCCCGGGGGAGTGGGGGGTTTGAGTTGGGTGGGTTTCTCAGCACTGTGAGAAGTTGTTTTTAATAACTTCCATGGTTTTAGTCTAAAAGTAATGAGATGGAtgctgggatgcattaaaaaaaaaaaatccaaacaccTATACATGTGAAAAGACAAAGGCAGGCAGTGCTCAGTTTCTCAGGGGTCCCATCTTCCTGTTCAAGAAGTGCAGTTTGTCTTTGTATCCTTCTTAAGTGGAAGGTTCCTACAATCTGAGCTAGGCACCTGCTGCTGGCAtttcatttctccctttttagAATGAACGACCCACCGGGACACGCAGACTCCATCCTCCTTTTCTGCCCCCAGAATTCTCTGACATTCCTAAAATTTCTGAATATTCATGGGCCGGCTCCAAACAAAGCCTCTGCTGACCGATGGCTCCCATAACCCTGAGCACCAACTCGCTACGAGCTGGTGTCAAACATGAGGACATTACGGTGTGTCCTCCCTGAAGGATGGCAGTTGTGAATCTGTGCAGAGCACTGGGAGATGCTCACCgtgcagctcctcctgcactgGGAACGATGTGCTGCCCCAGAGCCACACCATGCACGGTTCTGAAGAAATGCACACACACCACacagaaagcaaaccaggcatcCACAACAAAGGCTTGTCTTTtaacaaggaagaaattctttcattGAACCCTCCCTGAACTTTCCCACTCTGGTTAAGTCACTACAACCAATGAGATCTTGGCTAAACTACATCTCCATCAAAGATTGGGAGAACTCCCATTTCTCACAGCATAtggcaaggaaagaaaactgaagctCATAAAGTTACACAGATGCAAAAAGCTCCAAAACCAGACCTGTCCACACAACGACATCACCCGCTTCTGCACAGCAAGCAATTCTCCCAAACCAAGCATCGCTCTCCAGCATCTCACAACGAAGACAGCATTGCCCAGATTACAAGCACACACTTCAATATTTGGGCCACATCTTTCAAAAGCACAGCTCACTTGGACGACGACATTCTGCACAGCATGCAATTCCTGCAACTCCATTTAACCTAGAAGGGATCTCACTAACTGAGTGCTATCAACACATCTTTAAGGGAAGATCAATCCTTGCGCTACCACTGAGAAACATGACAACAACCCGGGGTGGGAGGACCCATGCAACAACCCAGGAGTGATCCCTCTGCTCAGCATCTCCCTCAATGGATAATCAACCATGTTAGGTGTCTGTAAAGAAAGTTTAAAGCGCTTTTAAAACTGAAGTCCTCTGCTTTTCATTATCATCTATGCTCAAATCAGAAGCCAACAAGATGGCATTGCATGCAAATGAGGAGAATGTTCACATGTAGCACCTTCTGCTTGTTGATAAACACAGCAGGGATTATCAGCCCTCCTTCACATGATGGTTGATATGTTAATAGGCCCACACTGGTGAATCATCTCAACTACCATCAGGTACCGCCAGTCTTTCCCTTCTCCTAATCATTCAGTGCCAACAACAACTGGGGGGTGAAAGCTGGAGAGCCTCCACGTGTGAGCAATATTCTCTACTTCATTATCTCAGTCCTTAATGAGAGATAAGCAATTATGCAATCTGCTCCTCAAAGTTTCTTCCTAACTCAGGCAtcatttcttcctgttctgcttctcttccaCGTTCTTCTGCTCTATGCTGCTCTACGATGCTCTCCTCTCCTgctcttataaaaaaaaataattaataataaataaaaatcaccgTTTCTTTTCCCCCCCCATCACATTTGCCACTGTTGCCCTGGTTGACTTCTACCATTCTCTTTTCCTGaactaaattttatttcataaaagcCCTCTTGAGCACATAACACCATTTAGAATAAAGCTGAAATAATTCCACTGACTTTTGAAATGGATTTAAGGCATatcaagacaaaaaaacagcaggaagaagtTTGCCAAAAAAACAATCGTAAGGAAGAACTCCAAAATTACTCCTATAGGAACAGCTCTGCCCAGATGCACTAACTCTGCATCAGGTTCTTCTCACCTAAATACAGACAAATAAACATTAGTTTATTATGCGAGTGAtttggcttttctcttttcaatgGAAATGAAGATGTTCCTCCAGAACCCCATCACATCCACCTGTCCTCATTTATCATATACACTACAACACAGCCCAGAAAGACACAATCCTCACAGTAGACTGCTATACCTTAGCACTGTTAGTTCAGAGCATCCAGAACTTGCATCTTGCTCCTGCTCTCTGGTACAACCttctgggcagtgctggggctttCTGACCAAGACCCAAGAACCAGGCTGCAAGCAACTGCTAGATTAATTGAGATTCTAAACACATCTTTCAATGGAAGCATTACTAAGTTAATGATAATTTGTATGTCTACTCTTTTAGAGCTTCAAACTACTCTCACAATTCAACACATATTTGAGGTAGATAAACTACATTACCATTGTGGTTCTCTACAGAAAGGACAGAATACAGTATGCCACTGTTGgatcagaaacatttttctactAGAGTGTGAAAGGCAAAGATAATAGATGCCAAGAGCACAAACAGTTCTGCTAACATGTCCTTGATGAGGCATGCTCTGCTGGAGAAGCCTTATCTTGAGAGGTTTAGGTGATCACAAGTCAGGTGGAGGAGCAGTGCCTTTATGCAGTTAGCTCACTGTTGTAAAACAGATGATGGAAATGATGCGAACAGAGGCAGTCACTGACAGAAAACCTTGAAGAAAATTCACTACATTAAATTTGCTAGAAGACTTAATTATGGAAAAGCCAACACGAAACAATGGTGGGATACAACGGTCAGTAAACGAGAGGATAGTTGAGGTTACTGCATCAAGAACATTGGGAGAAATTTTGGAATTAACTTCCAGTATCCCAATTATGCAAGCAGCCCTGAAGCAAGGGTAAACAGcttactttctttttgcttattATATGCTACGTGAAAAGTCTTATTCTAAAAGACTAAGTTtgattatgcttttttttttttttaaacaaggttAATTCAAGGATTATGACAGCCAAGCATCCTTTGAGAGGTGCTCAAGCCTTTGCaaagaaatctattttcatCACCTCTACACCACTTAAGAGTACCTAGAAAGACAACTCTCCAAAGGAGATGAtcacaatttttaaataaacccatgaaaaatttaaaatcttgTGCAAACAGCTGTTTACTGATGTAGACACCCAGGTGTTCACCTATTCACACCAAAGTCCTTTCCAAGAACCCAAGTGTCAAATTTCAGCACCGTGTTGTACA includes:
- the LOC104914312 gene encoding zinc finger MYM-type protein 4-like isoform X1, with product MLLWLLIGCVLEKYFQVDQDNDVVLSFLQFEDKSDAVFDITEKCSEILDAEMSEDTVHNLPATLDSVSYEMQNRAGSENSLLDDDDDDDYFLNSGDLASIPVVGSDNEDDQNFTPKDTLPSEDHLEEGKRVAEHELDSEKDIQIENAIQKDLTSPFEQGPVFKSIQKDFSITRDNGKETFSTKDKNREVNLQEHEKRLEKIPKDPDSRLKSSFLDKAVHNQVEETLRTQLAPQTPETNFRESSYLFSSKESIGQELGNSFAPNIRIKEEPLDDEYDKAMAPQQGLLDKIKDEPDNSEEYGQQPKTQEGELKISAVFSVSGSPLGKEQARLHLI
- the LOC104914312 gene encoding zinc finger MYM-type protein 4-like isoform X2 — encoded protein: MLLWLLIGCVLEKYFQVDQDNDVVLSFLQFEDKSDAVFDITEKCSEILDAEMSEDTVHNLPATLDSVSYEMQNRAGSENSLLDDDDDDDYFLNSGDLASIPVVGSDNEDDQNFTPKDTLPSEDHLEEGKRVAEHELDSEKDIQIENAIQKDLTSPFEQGPVFKSIQKDFSITRDNGKETFSTKDKNREVNLQEHEKRLEKIPKDPDSRLKSSFLDKAVHNQVEETLRTQLAPQTPETNFREYGQQPKTQEGELKISAVFSVSGSPLGKEQARLHLI